Proteins encoded within one genomic window of Bacillota bacterium:
- a CDS encoding glycoside hydrolase family 36 protein, giving the protein MGAVEAPDGRVLLLGALGVGARVEADEEVLRGFFEEGSGEQAEEASPDGWFVGYGDPVSVFARYAELLGERLGKRGAGSAPRVWCSWYSFYRDISAAQMAEVLQGLQGLAFDVFQIDDGWQREIGEWEANERFPSGMAAMAERIRRAGFKPGLWIAPFIVAPRSRLYREHPEWLLKDADGRPAVAGYNWGDYYYALDTTRPEVGKWLGELIR; this is encoded by the coding sequence GTGGGCGCAGTCGAAGCGCCGGACGGCCGCGTGCTTTTGTTGGGCGCGCTGGGCGTCGGGGCCAGGGTCGAGGCGGACGAAGAGGTGCTGCGGGGCTTCTTCGAGGAGGGCTCCGGCGAGCAGGCGGAAGAGGCTTCGCCGGATGGGTGGTTCGTGGGATACGGGGACCCGGTCAGCGTGTTCGCCCGGTATGCGGAACTCCTGGGCGAAAGGCTCGGGAAGCGGGGCGCCGGCTCAGCACCCCGCGTGTGGTGCAGCTGGTACAGCTTTTACCGGGACATCTCCGCAGCACAGATGGCCGAGGTCCTGCAGGGACTTCAGGGGCTTGCGTTTGACGTCTTTCAAATCGACGACGGCTGGCAGCGGGAGATCGGGGAGTGGGAGGCCAACGAGCGGTTCCCCTCGGGCATGGCGGCCATGGCCGAGCGCATCCGGAGGGCGGGCTTCAAGCCCGGCCTGTGGATCGCGCCGTTCATCGTGGCGCCGCGAAGCCGGCTGTACCGGGAACATCCCGAATGGCTGCTGAAGGACGCAGACGGGCGCCCCGCCGTGGCGGGGTACAACTGGGGGGATTACTACTACGCGCTGGACACCACCCGCCCCGAGGTCGGGAAGTGGCTGGGCGAGCTGATCCGGC
- a CDS encoding aldo/keto reductase, protein MEYRCLGRSGLKVSELCLGAMTFGREASEEESRRMMDRFAEVGGNFIDTANVYTRGVSEEIVGRWLKTRRREDFVIATKVRFPMGEGPNDVGLSRKHILAEVEVSLRRLGTDYIDLYQVHCWDPATPLEETLSTLNDLVRRGLVRYIGASNFSGWQLQKALDISRANGWEPFVSLQPQYNLLCRSTEWELIPVCLNEGLGVIPWSPLRGGWLSGKYRRGMTAPPPDTRVEEAERQGWGERWSRYNNEYTWRVIDALFEVAREVGKTPAQVAIHWLLQKPGVTAPIIGARNLQQLEDNLAAAGWRLERALVEKLDQASDVELPYPYDFIADASRRR, encoded by the coding sequence ATGGAGTATCGCTGCCTGGGACGCTCTGGGCTCAAGGTGAGCGAGCTTTGCCTGGGCGCCATGACCTTCGGGCGTGAGGCCTCGGAAGAGGAGAGCCGCCGGATGATGGACCGTTTTGCCGAAGTCGGCGGCAACTTCATCGACACGGCCAACGTCTACACGCGGGGCGTGTCGGAGGAGATCGTTGGTCGGTGGCTGAAGACCAGGCGTCGCGAGGACTTCGTCATCGCGACCAAGGTGCGCTTCCCCATGGGGGAAGGGCCCAACGACGTCGGGCTCAGCCGCAAGCACATCCTGGCGGAAGTGGAGGTAAGCCTGCGCCGGCTCGGCACGGACTACATTGACCTCTACCAGGTGCACTGTTGGGACCCGGCCACGCCGCTTGAGGAGACGTTGTCCACGCTCAACGACCTCGTGCGCCGGGGCCTGGTGCGCTACATCGGAGCCAGCAACTTCAGCGGCTGGCAGCTGCAGAAGGCCCTCGACATCAGCCGCGCCAACGGTTGGGAGCCGTTTGTCTCGCTTCAACCGCAGTACAACCTGCTGTGCCGCTCGACCGAATGGGAGCTGATCCCCGTCTGCTTGAACGAAGGCCTCGGGGTCATTCCGTGGAGCCCCCTGCGCGGCGGCTGGCTGAGCGGGAAGTACCGCCGGGGCATGACGGCCCCTCCGCCCGACACCCGGGTGGAAGAGGCGGAGCGCCAGGGCTGGGGCGAGCGGTGGAGCCGTTACAACAACGAGTACACGTGGCGGGTCATCGATGCGCTGTTCGAGGTGGCCCGCGAGGTTGGCAAGACCCCGGCTCAGGTGGCCATCCACTGGCTGCTCCAGAAGCCGGGGGTCACGGCGCCCATCATCGGAGCTCGCAATCTCCAGCAGCTGGAGGACAACCTGGCCGCCGCAGGCTGGCGCCTGGAACGCGCGCTGGTGGAGAAGCTCGACCAGGCCAGCGACGTGGAGCTTCCGTACCCGTACGACTTCATTGCGGACGCAAGCCGGCGGCGCTGA
- a CDS encoding family 78 glycoside hydrolase catalytic domain: MWDSGKVESSESTNIVYSGRPLESRQVYYWAVRLWDKEGRPGPYSGAATFEMGLLQEEEWGASWITAPETISGAPLLRKEFVVHGFPERARVYIAGLGYYELRLNGQKVGDRVLDPAQTDYDKLVLYATYDVTRMIQPGRNGIGVILGNGRYSPPDVVVERNPGDLRKYGRTPVLILQLYLLFSDGTSMTITTDETWRAALGPIVFNDIYDGEVYDARLERPGWDMPGYDDSEWQPAVRASDPPKGKLVSSAAYPPIKITKTLPAREITSPRPGVYVVDFGQNLTGWVRLRASGPRGAEVRVRYAEILNPDGTLNTAPNRSAKATDVYILKGEGEEVYEPRFTYHGFRYAEITGLAGVLTTWSVEARVVHSAVSEAGGFHCSNPLINRIHELVRWGQVSNLMSVPTDCPQRDERMGWMGDAQLTAEEAIHNFDMAGFYTKWIDDIKHAQGKDGSVPSVVPPYWSKFPADPAWGTACVTIPWYVYLYYGDRRILERSYAVMQKWVAFLEKSSKEHIVGGQYGDWCPPGHVRSVDTPVELVGTYYYYHDTLRLSQIARVLGRESDAKMYAEKAEQIKEAFNKAFLREGRYVSLGEQWYLRLIPETAPEDEKRRQAEEMAKVFGVYSQTANVFALSLGLVPDQHRQNVVDTLVHDITVIHGHHLNTGIVGTRYLPDVLTEHGHAELAYRLVTQTTYPSWGYMIKEGATTLWERWEYLDNVGMNSHNHIMLGSIDAWFYRVIAGIRLAAPGWQKVHIKPTPLGDLKHAGASVHTVRGLVASKWVRRDREFVLQAAIPTNVEAEVWVPKLGMRQVVVREGGAIVWEKGQLASGAVPGIVSGREERDHVVFEVGSGQYEFVLTGE, from the coding sequence ATGTGGGATAGCGGGAAGGTAGAATCGTCCGAGTCGACGAATATCGTCTACTCCGGTAGACCGCTCGAAAGCAGGCAAGTTTACTACTGGGCGGTTAGACTCTGGGACAAGGAGGGCCGGCCTGGGCCGTACAGTGGCGCAGCAACGTTCGAGATGGGGCTTCTCCAGGAAGAGGAGTGGGGAGCGAGTTGGATCACCGCCCCCGAAACGATTTCGGGCGCGCCGCTTTTGCGCAAGGAATTTGTTGTCCACGGATTCCCCGAGCGCGCCAGGGTGTACATCGCGGGACTTGGGTACTACGAGCTGAGACTCAACGGACAAAAAGTGGGGGACAGGGTTCTCGATCCTGCCCAGACCGATTATGATAAGCTCGTGCTGTATGCCACCTACGATGTCACCCGTATGATTCAGCCCGGACGCAATGGTATTGGGGTCATCCTCGGCAACGGCCGTTATTCACCTCCCGATGTCGTCGTTGAAAGAAACCCTGGCGATCTGCGTAAATATGGTCGAACCCCGGTGCTCATTTTGCAGTTGTACCTTCTGTTTTCCGATGGTACGAGCATGACCATCACTACTGACGAGACTTGGCGTGCGGCTCTCGGCCCAATTGTCTTCAACGACATTTATGATGGCGAGGTTTATGACGCCAGACTCGAACGACCGGGCTGGGACATGCCCGGGTACGACGATTCCGAGTGGCAGCCTGCGGTTAGGGCATCAGATCCGCCTAAGGGGAAGCTGGTCTCCTCTGCCGCGTATCCCCCTATCAAGATCACGAAGACGTTGCCGGCTCGGGAGATTACCTCCCCACGCCCCGGAGTTTATGTCGTGGACTTTGGTCAGAATTTGACCGGGTGGGTGAGGCTACGAGCGTCGGGCCCGCGGGGTGCAGAGGTACGGGTGCGGTACGCCGAGATCCTTAACCCCGATGGGACGTTAAACACCGCTCCGAATCGATCCGCCAAAGCTACGGACGTTTACATCCTCAAGGGAGAGGGCGAGGAGGTCTACGAGCCCCGATTCACGTATCACGGTTTTCGCTACGCAGAGATAACAGGCCTTGCCGGCGTTCTGACGACTTGGAGCGTGGAGGCTCGCGTCGTGCATTCCGCGGTCAGTGAAGCGGGAGGCTTTCATTGCTCAAATCCCCTTATCAACAGGATCCACGAACTCGTACGTTGGGGCCAGGTCAGCAACCTCATGAGCGTTCCGACTGACTGCCCACAGCGCGATGAACGGATGGGCTGGATGGGAGACGCACAACTCACGGCAGAAGAAGCGATTCACAACTTCGACATGGCTGGGTTTTACACGAAGTGGATCGACGACATCAAGCACGCTCAAGGAAAGGATGGAAGCGTGCCAAGTGTAGTTCCTCCCTATTGGAGCAAGTTCCCGGCGGATCCGGCCTGGGGAACGGCGTGCGTGACCATTCCGTGGTACGTCTACCTGTATTACGGGGATCGCCGGATTCTTGAGCGAAGCTACGCTGTGATGCAGAAGTGGGTGGCGTTTCTGGAGAAGAGCTCTAAGGAACATATCGTCGGTGGGCAATACGGGGATTGGTGTCCGCCTGGACACGTTCGCTCCGTGGACACGCCGGTGGAATTGGTCGGCACCTACTACTATTATCATGACACCTTGCGCCTTTCCCAGATTGCTCGGGTGCTAGGCAGGGAGTCCGACGCGAAGATGTATGCCGAAAAGGCAGAGCAAATCAAAGAGGCGTTCAATAAGGCGTTCCTGAGGGAGGGTCGCTACGTTAGCTTGGGAGAACAGTGGTACCTCCGGCTAATCCCCGAAACGGCTCCTGAAGACGAAAAACGCAGGCAAGCTGAAGAAATGGCGAAGGTATTTGGCGTTTACAGCCAAACAGCCAACGTCTTTGCTTTGTCCCTCGGGCTGGTTCCCGACCAGCATCGCCAGAACGTGGTCGACACACTCGTTCACGACATTACCGTCATCCATGGACACCACCTCAACACCGGCATCGTGGGGACGAGATACCTTCCCGATGTGCTCACTGAACACGGCCATGCCGAGCTTGCGTACAGACTCGTTACGCAGACGACTTATCCCAGCTGGGGGTACATGATCAAGGAAGGCGCAACGACGCTATGGGAGCGGTGGGAGTACCTGGACAATGTCGGCATGAATTCGCATAACCATATTATGCTGGGTAGCATCGATGCCTGGTTCTATCGAGTCATTGCTGGCATCCGGCTTGCAGCTCCTGGCTGGCAAAAGGTACACATCAAACCCACCCCGCTGGGGGATCTCAAACACGCAGGTGCCTCCGTCCATACTGTTAGAGGCCTTGTGGCGTCGAAATGGGTTCGGCGCGACAGGGAGTTCGTTCTTCAGGCAGCGATACCGACGAACGTCGAGGCCGAGGTCTGGGTGCCTAAGCTTGGTATGCGGCAGGTTGTGGTCAGAGAAGGCGGCGCAATCGTCTGGGAAAAGGGGCAGCTCGCATCGGGTGCAGTTCCTGGCATCGTGAGTGGTCGCGAAGAACGCGACCACGTGGTGTTTGAGGTAGGCTCGGGTCAATATGAGTTCGTGCTCACAGGGGAGTAG
- a CDS encoding ABC transporter ATP-binding protein — MPSRDNSLMAARHVSKRFRIRRGLSATDLVAVNEVSLDIGYGGPEILALVGESGSGKSTFAYSILGLVEPTTGSIMYKGQDVAKVIRTASRMWFRKEVQPVFQNPFDTFNPLRKVESYLYETVFNYGVAEKAADAEKVIEEALEAVGLSWGDVLGKYPHELSGGQLQRCSVARALLTGPSLIVADEPVSMIDASLRMSIVNLFKNLKEERGITVLYITHDLSTAYYVSDRVAVMLRGTLVEAGATEEIFSKPLHPYTRVLLESVPAPDPNRRWAGEVKLPTLELKEFARQGCKFIDRCPYVHRICYSQKPETRLIGGRYVMCHFAEDIERKQRGAAAPLMEVKSPRTKG; from the coding sequence GTGCCGAGCAGGGATAACAGCCTCATGGCGGCACGACATGTCAGCAAACGATTCAGGATCAGGCGTGGGCTCTCCGCCACAGACTTGGTCGCCGTTAACGAGGTCTCCCTTGACATTGGCTATGGGGGGCCGGAGATTTTAGCACTGGTGGGCGAAAGCGGGAGCGGGAAGTCCACATTTGCATACTCGATACTCGGGCTGGTGGAGCCAACGACGGGCTCCATCATGTACAAAGGTCAGGACGTGGCGAAGGTAATCCGAACGGCTAGCCGTATGTGGTTCAGGAAAGAGGTTCAGCCGGTCTTCCAGAACCCCTTCGATACCTTTAATCCGCTCCGGAAGGTCGAATCGTACTTGTACGAAACTGTCTTCAACTACGGCGTCGCCGAAAAAGCAGCCGACGCTGAGAAGGTAATAGAGGAGGCACTGGAGGCAGTAGGGTTGTCGTGGGGAGATGTTCTAGGCAAGTACCCGCACGAATTGTCTGGTGGGCAGCTTCAAAGGTGTTCGGTAGCTCGAGCACTTCTTACGGGCCCCTCCCTAATTGTAGCTGACGAACCGGTGTCGATGATAGACGCATCCCTTCGGATGTCCATTGTTAACCTCTTCAAAAACCTAAAGGAAGAGCGGGGGATAACCGTACTGTACATTACACACGATCTCTCAACGGCCTACTATGTGAGCGACCGGGTTGCCGTAATGCTGCGAGGCACTTTGGTGGAGGCGGGGGCGACGGAGGAGATTTTCAGCAAGCCACTGCACCCATACACGAGGGTTCTGCTTGAGTCAGTGCCAGCACCCGATCCGAACCGACGATGGGCGGGAGAGGTGAAGCTCCCAACGCTTGAGCTCAAGGAGTTCGCGCGGCAAGGGTGCAAGTTTATAGATAGGTGCCCGTATGTGCACCGGATCTGTTACAGCCAGAAACCCGAAACTCGTCTTATCGGCGGAAGGTATGTAATGTGTCACTTCGCAGAAGACATCGAGAGGAAGCAACGAGGCGCGGCTGCGCCGTTAATGGAGGTGAAAAGCCCTCGCACCAAAGGCTAG
- a CDS encoding ABC transporter ATP-binding protein: MTLGMPILEAEGLKAYYIVSAYGVKRTVRAVDNIFLSIKEGEVLGIAGESGSGKSTLVKALLGLTWPPLTITGGTVRYRVAGQQFEIRSDKGARDRGIGWDTVAYIPQGSMSVLNPVRRIKDTFRDLVYKHTGLPANEFEKAVEAHLEVFGLPKEVLHAFPHQLSGGMRQRVTIALATILKPKVIFADEPTTALDVVVQRGVIHLLRRVQRDGNAAMVLVTHDMAVHAQLADRIAIMYAGKVIEEGSVGDVFRNPLHPYTEYLIRSVPQIGDRSPRIGLGGAPPRLDSLPRGCSFHERCPHARPICREGVPALVGVGNGHKVACFLHSEV, from the coding sequence ATGACGCTAGGCATGCCGATTCTTGAAGCTGAGGGCCTGAAGGCCTATTACATTGTAAGCGCCTATGGGGTCAAGCGAACAGTCAGGGCCGTAGACAACATCTTCTTGAGCATAAAGGAGGGCGAGGTTTTAGGCATAGCAGGCGAGTCCGGGAGCGGGAAGAGCACTCTGGTCAAGGCTTTGCTGGGACTCACGTGGCCACCGCTAACGATTACTGGCGGCACGGTGAGATACCGCGTGGCGGGGCAGCAGTTTGAGATACGGAGCGACAAAGGTGCGAGGGATCGAGGCATCGGTTGGGATACGGTGGCCTACATTCCGCAGGGCTCCATGAGTGTTCTGAACCCGGTACGCAGAATTAAGGACACGTTCCGCGATTTGGTTTACAAACACACCGGGCTTCCCGCAAATGAGTTTGAGAAAGCTGTCGAAGCACATCTGGAAGTGTTCGGTTTACCCAAGGAGGTGTTGCACGCGTTCCCACATCAGCTTTCCGGTGGAATGCGACAAAGGGTTACGATTGCGCTCGCCACCATCCTGAAGCCCAAGGTTATCTTTGCAGACGAGCCAACGACCGCACTCGACGTGGTGGTACAGAGAGGCGTCATCCATCTCTTGCGGCGAGTGCAGAGGGATGGCAATGCTGCGATGGTCCTTGTGACGCATGACATGGCGGTGCATGCACAGCTGGCGGATCGCATCGCGATAATGTACGCGGGCAAGGTTATCGAAGAGGGGTCGGTGGGGGATGTCTTCCGCAACCCGTTACATCCCTACACCGAATACTTAATACGATCTGTTCCACAAATCGGAGATCGGTCACCGCGGATTGGCCTCGGTGGTGCCCCGCCGAGACTGGATAGCCTCCCACGCGGGTGCAGCTTTCATGAGCGGTGTCCACATGCCAGGCCCATCTGCCGTGAGGGCGTTCCCGCGTTGGTCGGGGTGGGCAACGGCCACAAGGTAGCCTGCTTCCTACATTCGGAGGTGTAA
- a CDS encoding ABC transporter permease: protein MVTVLRNLLKHDRRFAAGMVITALVFAFVPLSLVSPYTADERGSLPRDLPPSLKHPLGTNSLGQDVFWTLTYAVRNSLVIGLLSAVLSRVVATATGIASGYLGGVPDRVLSALTESLIVIPRLPVLVLLSFVLKGKLTLLGIGLLLALLDWAWPSKRYRAQILSLKEREFTRTAVFCGMSGVKIAVKEHFPFLLPYLIADMISGFVWAIGMEITLAVLGLSDLLTPTIGTVIYWANYHQAMLSGRWWWITPPVLVSIMVILGFFLLSNSASEYLDPRTRLQRIVGKRQG from the coding sequence ATGGTCACGGTGTTAAGGAACCTTTTGAAGCATGACAGGCGCTTCGCTGCGGGGATGGTAATTACTGCGTTGGTGTTCGCCTTTGTGCCGCTGTCCTTGGTTTCCCCTTACACTGCGGACGAGCGGGGCTCTTTGCCGCGTGATTTACCGCCCTCGCTCAAGCACCCCCTGGGAACCAACTCACTGGGACAGGATGTCTTCTGGACGCTGACTTACGCGGTCAGAAACTCCTTGGTCATTGGCCTGTTGTCAGCGGTTCTTTCACGCGTCGTAGCGACGGCAACCGGGATTGCGTCAGGCTACCTGGGCGGAGTGCCTGACCGTGTTCTTTCTGCACTGACGGAGAGTCTTATTGTCATTCCCCGCTTACCCGTTCTCGTGCTCTTGTCGTTCGTCTTGAAGGGAAAGTTGACGCTTCTTGGAATAGGGCTCCTACTCGCACTTCTCGACTGGGCTTGGCCCTCTAAGCGGTATCGAGCGCAGATCCTTAGTTTGAAGGAGAGAGAATTTACCCGGACCGCGGTATTCTGCGGAATGAGTGGTGTCAAGATCGCGGTAAAGGAACACTTCCCCTTTCTGCTGCCGTACCTCATCGCTGATATGATAAGCGGCTTTGTGTGGGCCATAGGGATGGAGATCACCTTGGCCGTCCTAGGGCTTTCTGACCTGCTGACTCCCACCATCGGCACCGTTATTTACTGGGCAAACTATCATCAGGCCATGCTTAGCGGGCGTTGGTGGTGGATTACTCCGCCGGTTTTAGTGTCGATTATGGTGATTCTTGGCTTCTTCTTATTGTCGAACAGCGCCAGCGAATACCTTGACCCTAGGACCAGGCTGCAGCGCATTGTCGGCAAACGGCAAGGGTAG
- a CDS encoding ABC transporter permease — TAMGRLSTYTLMNAEAAAKLEQTLKQLFGLEGSLWSQYVRFWKRLLSLDLGPSLSMFPTPVTEVLRTSLPWTVALMLTATTLAWLLGIVLGTISGWYRAARWARILDIVMMTLYPVPYYIVALALLLLLAYVFPLFPLMGGAGIGLGPALSWTFLSSAAKHGFLPALSLVLVATGWSYLGQKALVANLVSSDFVTYARIAGAPTRTILLQYLIRNSLLPQATDLALSLGSIFSGALVTEYVFAYPGLGYVLYTAILQGDYNLMMGIVVLSIAGIATAALAVDLIYPLLDPRVRYR, encoded by the coding sequence AACGGCCATGGGACGGCTTAGCACATACACGCTTATGAACGCGGAGGCGGCAGCCAAGCTTGAGCAGACTTTAAAGCAGCTATTCGGGCTAGAAGGAAGTTTGTGGTCCCAGTATGTAAGGTTTTGGAAGCGTCTTTTATCGTTGGATTTGGGGCCTTCGTTGAGCATGTTCCCGACGCCCGTCACGGAAGTCCTCAGGACGTCCCTTCCATGGACCGTCGCGTTGATGCTGACAGCAACCACTCTGGCCTGGCTGCTCGGAATAGTTTTGGGCACTATTTCAGGGTGGTACAGGGCCGCGCGCTGGGCCAGGATCCTCGATATCGTTATGATGACGCTGTACCCAGTTCCTTACTACATCGTTGCGTTAGCGCTGCTCTTGCTGTTGGCGTACGTTTTTCCTCTCTTTCCGCTCATGGGCGGGGCCGGCATTGGATTGGGGCCGGCGCTTAGCTGGACCTTTTTATCGAGCGCGGCGAAGCATGGGTTTCTCCCTGCCCTCTCCCTTGTTCTTGTCGCAACTGGATGGAGTTATCTCGGCCAGAAGGCGTTGGTTGCGAACCTCGTTTCCAGTGACTTTGTGACCTACGCCAGAATCGCCGGTGCGCCGACGCGTACGATACTCTTGCAGTACCTGATCAGGAACAGCCTTCTCCCGCAAGCCACTGACCTTGCCTTGTCACTGGGTAGCATTTTCAGTGGGGCCCTCGTTACGGAGTATGTATTTGCATATCCCGGGCTCGGTTACGTGCTCTATACCGCCATCCTACAAGGAGACTACAACCTCATGATGGGGATCGTCGTATTGTCAATCGCGGGCATTGCGACAGCTGCCCTGGCTGTAGATTTGATTTACCCGCTGCTGGATCCAAGGGTTCGCTACCGTTAG
- a CDS encoding ABC transporter substrate-binding protein, whose amino-acid sequence MRKRLLGLVYLAAIAVFAWSNLALAQLPAGVPRNETLIVDQIFRYSVPRNFNLWIAGPPSPTRQALIMDTLWYIDQQTGKWINSLAESEPAYNADYTQMTVKLKIGVYWSDGVEFTADDVVFTVKNLMANPGMLWSSELNSYVASVEKADNYTVVFRLKKPYPRFHYLFTARYNAIYMQPKHVWEKVKSPFEYTFWPPVSLGPYVVKDADPAGYWELFERRPDWQRTVPGMLTGQPGPRFILTIFYGPDEKKVIAMAQHNLDVLMDLNFEAFRTLLSRSSTARSWYKEFPWAWPDEVDVRFFGFNFEKLPYFKNRDVRWALALALDIVELQTQYIGGVARVTPIPQPSTPLHMRHYHKPLESWLKELTLELDKGERFKPYDETVPMKIADWARRQGYSVPDEPEAVKALFGIAWWKYAPDIAERLLKRNGFSRDARGKWLLPDGSPWKFSILAAPDEVDVFRLAIGAADQWRRFGIDVSVETQERDPYYTRNSVGDFEVTSAWGFGGGSGATMAPDKWPFIQQLHSRFLQRVGKPAVGAFGGNITRVQSKALDEVIDRLGAAAPGDPTIVELDREFLKLWTENMWTISTISFKKFITFDEYYWTNFPTAENPYGQPNYWFMGSRFVLPYLKPTGRK is encoded by the coding sequence ATGAGGAAGAGACTCCTGGGGCTTGTTTACCTGGCGGCCATCGCTGTGTTCGCTTGGAGCAACCTCGCGTTAGCTCAGCTTCCTGCCGGCGTACCGAGAAACGAAACCCTCATCGTCGACCAGATTTTTCGCTATAGCGTACCGCGGAACTTTAACCTCTGGATCGCAGGTCCACCCAGCCCGACTAGGCAAGCGCTGATCATGGATACGCTTTGGTATATCGACCAGCAGACGGGCAAATGGATCAACTCCTTGGCCGAGTCGGAGCCAGCTTACAATGCAGACTATACGCAAATGACGGTGAAACTGAAGATAGGAGTCTATTGGAGTGACGGTGTGGAGTTCACGGCAGACGATGTCGTGTTCACTGTAAAGAACTTGATGGCTAACCCTGGGATGCTGTGGTCCTCCGAGCTAAATTCGTATGTTGCGAGTGTCGAGAAGGCTGACAACTATACGGTTGTTTTCCGCCTGAAAAAACCATATCCCCGGTTCCACTATTTGTTTACGGCGCGCTACAACGCAATCTACATGCAACCGAAGCATGTCTGGGAAAAGGTGAAGTCGCCGTTCGAATACACCTTCTGGCCTCCAGTCTCGCTTGGGCCTTATGTCGTGAAAGATGCGGACCCAGCTGGATACTGGGAGCTCTTTGAACGGCGCCCGGACTGGCAAAGAACGGTACCGGGTATGCTCACCGGGCAACCAGGGCCACGGTTCATTCTCACTATTTTCTACGGTCCGGACGAAAAGAAAGTCATTGCCATGGCCCAGCACAATTTGGACGTGCTAATGGATCTTAACTTCGAAGCATTCCGAACCCTGTTAAGCAGAAGCTCGACGGCCCGATCCTGGTACAAGGAGTTCCCCTGGGCGTGGCCCGACGAGGTCGATGTTAGGTTCTTCGGGTTCAACTTCGAGAAATTGCCGTATTTCAAGAACCGCGATGTCCGATGGGCGTTGGCGCTTGCTCTCGACATCGTCGAGTTGCAGACGCAATACATCGGTGGCGTGGCCCGTGTGACGCCCATTCCGCAGCCTTCCACGCCCCTGCACATGAGGCACTATCATAAGCCGCTTGAATCCTGGTTGAAAGAGCTAACTCTTGAGCTTGATAAGGGAGAACGATTCAAGCCGTATGACGAAACGGTTCCGATGAAGATAGCTGATTGGGCGAGAAGGCAGGGGTACTCTGTACCCGACGAGCCAGAGGCGGTTAAGGCTCTATTCGGGATCGCGTGGTGGAAGTACGCTCCAGACATTGCGGAAAGACTGTTGAAGCGCAACGGTTTCTCGAGGGACGCTCGGGGCAAGTGGCTGCTGCCGGATGGATCGCCGTGGAAGTTCTCAATCTTGGCCGCGCCGGATGAAGTGGACGTGTTTCGGCTCGCAATCGGAGCCGCGGACCAGTGGAGAAGGTTTGGTATAGACGTCAGCGTTGAAACTCAGGAGCGGGATCCGTACTATACTCGTAACTCGGTCGGCGACTTCGAAGTAACCTCTGCGTGGGGATTTGGTGGAGGGTCTGGGGCGACGATGGCTCCAGACAAGTGGCCGTTTATACAACAGCTGCACTCGAGGTTCCTTCAGCGTGTTGGGAAGCCTGCAGTGGGGGCCTTTGGCGGGAATATAACGCGGGTTCAGTCGAAGGCCCTCGACGAAGTGATCGATCGGCTTGGGGCGGCTGCTCCAGGCGATCCGACGATCGTAGAGCTAGATAGGGAGTTTCTGAAGCTTTGGACGGAGAATATGTGGACGATAAGCACGATCAGCTTTAAGAAGTTCATTACCTTCGACGAGTACTATTGGACGAACTTCCCCACTGCCGAGAACCCTTATGGCCAACCGAACTACTGGTTCATGGGCTCACGGTTCGTACTGCCCTACCTTAAGCCGACAGGGAGGAAGTAA